The Salvelinus alpinus chromosome 21, SLU_Salpinus.1, whole genome shotgun sequence genome has a segment encoding these proteins:
- the LOC139547786 gene encoding cytochrome c oxidase subunit 7A2, mitochondrial-like, with product MNHLLKLPQLATRAFSTTTKQMKNKVPDHQNLFQADNGLPVHIKGGTTDVLLYRLTMTITLAGTGYSLFWILCACQPKGK from the exons AAGCTGCCCCAGCTGGCTACCAGAGCCTTCAGCACAACAACCAAACAGATGAAGAACAAGGTGCCAGATCATCAGAACCTATTCCAG GCGGACAACGGCTTGCCAGTCCACATCAAGGGAGGGACCACTGATGTCCTTCTCTACCGTCTAACAATGACCATCACCCTCGCAG GCACTGGATATTCCTTATTCTGGATTCTATGTGCCTGTCAGCCCAAGGGAAAATGA
- the LOC139547785 gene encoding calcineurin B homologous protein 2-like: MGTTNSTLSKIPNVEELMQETGFTPAHIVRLYDRFEALDKEKTGLLRPQDFGAINRLAMNPIGDRIIGAFFSPGQETVDFHSFVRILAHFRPADKKRPKDPSMPEPVNSRTSKLKFAFQLYDQDKDGKISRAELLQVLRSMLEMQVTEEQLESIADRTIQEADLDKDDAISFEEFRKSLEKVNIDHKMSIRFLR; this comes from the exons ATGGGCACGACAAACTCCACCCTGTCAAAAATTCCAAACGTCGAAGAATTAATGCAAGAAACGGGTT TCACCCCTGCACACATTGTTCGACTTTATGACCGTTTCGAAGCATTGGACAAGGAAAAGACAGGCCTTCTCCG CCCACAGGATTTTGGAGCCATTAATAGGTTGGCGATGAACCCCATCGGGGATCGGATCATTGGGGCTTTCTTCTCTCCAGG gCAGGAAACAGTGGACTTCCACTCCTTTGTGAGGATCCTGGCCCACTTCCGACCTGCGGACAAAAAACGTCCCAAAGATCCCAGTATGCCTGAACCTGTCAACAGTAGGACCAGTAAACTCAAGT TTGCCTTCCAACTATATGACCAGGACAAAGATGGAAAAATCTCCAGAGCTGAGCTTCTACAG GTGCTGCGGTCCATGCTGGAGATGCAGGTGACGGAGGAGCAGCTAGAGAGCATTGCCGACCGCACCATCCAGGAGGCTGACCTGGACAAGGACGATGCCATCTCCTTTGAGGAGTTCCGCAAG TCCCTGGAGAAGGTGAACATCGACCACAAGATGAGCATTCGCTTCCTGCGCTAG